In Sphaeramia orbicularis chromosome 5, fSphaOr1.1, whole genome shotgun sequence, a genomic segment contains:
- the r3hcc1 gene encoding R3H and coiled-coil domain-containing protein 1: MEELETYEQRNNRKSVLLFPPLPSRLRYLIHRTIEDLPQFTTFSVGESWCRRVVVCYSELRAELEEDSDLESNNSMSEESLRSREEAEGDAKPKPSASLRSRGPKRPDKPLYMPRAARKRLSLQNSQGPSGDPELPSAASGSCSCNNSSSDPFSSSETTENTKSSPTTKQEPFPRVTDSVSDYGADCSPRCPQEQKQNLVLSLHEAEIEIFDESLPDITSMTLEENEKDKEDVTGVSQTENANTDDVTEEIKAHLKEGLTISIEHVHNDYSGYENVFMNSDEFAHVIEIYDFPSVFKTDDLLDAFTEYSDGGMKIKWVDNTHALGVFSNESAALHALSICHPLLKTRALADGSKKAKGKAIRRAEFIQPVKERPRTDCAVARRMVTRALGLQGRGRVQRY, translated from the exons ATGGAGGAGTTGGAAACATACGAACAGAGGAACAATCGCAAAAG TGTGCTCCTGTTCCCGCCTTTGCCCAGCAGACTGCGGTACCTGATCCACAGAACCATAGAGGACCTGCCACAGTTCACCACTTTTTCAGTAGGGGAAAGCTGGTGCCGTAGAGTAGTGGTCTGTTATTCTGAGCTCAG gGCTGAATTGGAGGAAGATAGTGACTTGGAGAGCAACAATAGCATGAGTGAAGAATCCCTAAGAAGCAGGGAGGAGGCAGAAGGAGATGCCAAACCTAAACCTTCAGCGTCTCTTCGCAGTAGGGGACCCAAGAGGCCAGATAAACCACTTTACATGCCAAGAGCTGCACGGAAGAGACTGTCATTACAGAACTCACAAGGACCCTCAGGAGACCCGGAGTTGCCAAGTGCAGCGTCTGGTAGCTGCAGTTGCAACAATAGTTCCTCTGACCCTTTTTCCAGTTCTGAAACCACAGAAAACACAAAGTCCTCACCCACAACCAAACAGGAGCCGTTCCCCAGAGTAACAGACAGTGTTTCTGATTATGGTGCTGACTGTTCCCCACGTTGCCCCCAGGAGCAGAAACAAAACTTAGTGCTGAGTCTGCATGAAGCTGAGATAGAAATATTTGATGAGAGTCTGCCCGACATCACGTCCATGACACTGGAAGAGAATGAGAAGGACAAGGAGGATGTTACTGGTGTGTCACAGACAGAAAATGCAAACACAGACGATGTAACTGAAGAG ATTAAGGCACATCTGAAGGAGGGATTAACTATTTCCATTGAACATGTACACAATGACTACTCCGGTTATGAAAACGTGTTCATGAATTCAGATGAGTTCGCCCATGTTATCGAGATTTATGACTTCCCGTCTGTTTTCAAGACAGATGACCTCCTGGATGCTTTCACGGAGTACAG TGATGGAGGAATGAAGATCAAGTGGGTGGACAACACACACGCCCTGGGGGTTTTCTCCAACGAGTCAGCAG CACTCCATGCCCTTTCCATCTGCCACCCACTGCTCAAGACACGAGCACTGGCTGATGGGAGTAAAAAAGCCAAAGGCAAGGCCATTAGACGAGCAG AGTTCATCCAGCCAGTGAAGGAACGTCCAAGGACAGACTGTGCTGTTGCCAGGCGGATGGTGACCAGAGCCCTGGGGCTACAGGGACGAGGACGGGTGCAGAGATACTGA
- the golga7 gene encoding golgin subfamily A member 7 isoform X2, producing MVQGNTHSLQDLQQPAVSSKVFVQRDYSSGTICKFQTKFPSELESRVDKQQFEETIQTLNNLYAEAEKLGGKSYLEGCLACLTAYTIFLCMETHYEKVLKKIARYIKDQNEKIYAPRGLLLTDPIERGLRVVEITIFEDRSIGSGR from the exons ATGGTTCAAGGAAAC ACCCACAGCTTACAGGACCTTCAGCAGCCTGCTGTCTCCTCAAAGGTTTTTGTCCAGAGAGATTACAGTTCAGGAACCATCTGCAAGTTTCAGACAAAGTTCCCCTCGGAACTTGAGTCAAGA GTTGATAAGCAACAATTTGAAGAGACCATCCAGACTCTAAACAACTTGTATGCAGAGGCAGAAAAACTTGGAGGGAAGTCTTACTTGGAGGGATGCCTCGCTTGCCTAACTGCATATACAATTTTCCTCTGTATGGAGACCCACTATGAAAAG gtgtTGAAGAAGATTGCCAGGTACATTAAGGACCAGAATGAGAAGATCTATGCTCCCAGGGGCTTGCTGCTGACTGACCCTATAGAGAGAGGTCTCCGAGTT GTTGAAATTACCATCTTCGAAGACAGAAGTATTGGCTCTGGAAGATAA
- the golga7 gene encoding golgin subfamily A member 7 isoform X1 — translation MVQDWRKLEVVDRCVADSYETPTMAETHSLQDLQQPAVSSKVFVQRDYSSGTICKFQTKFPSELESRVDKQQFEETIQTLNNLYAEAEKLGGKSYLEGCLACLTAYTIFLCMETHYEKVLKKIARYIKDQNEKIYAPRGLLLTDPIERGLRVVEITIFEDRSIGSGR, via the exons ATGGTGCAGGACTGGCGGAAGTTGGAAGTGGTGGATAGATGCGTAGCAGACAGCTACGAAACCCCCACTATGGCTGAG ACCCACAGCTTACAGGACCTTCAGCAGCCTGCTGTCTCCTCAAAGGTTTTTGTCCAGAGAGATTACAGTTCAGGAACCATCTGCAAGTTTCAGACAAAGTTCCCCTCGGAACTTGAGTCAAGA GTTGATAAGCAACAATTTGAAGAGACCATCCAGACTCTAAACAACTTGTATGCAGAGGCAGAAAAACTTGGAGGGAAGTCTTACTTGGAGGGATGCCTCGCTTGCCTAACTGCATATACAATTTTCCTCTGTATGGAGACCCACTATGAAAAG gtgtTGAAGAAGATTGCCAGGTACATTAAGGACCAGAATGAGAAGATCTATGCTCCCAGGGGCTTGCTGCTGACTGACCCTATAGAGAGAGGTCTCCGAGTT GTTGAAATTACCATCTTCGAAGACAGAAGTATTGGCTCTGGAAGATAA
- the rplp0 gene encoding large ribosomal subunit protein uL10, with translation MPREDRATWKSSYFMKIIQLLDDFPKCFIVGADNVGSKQMQAIRMSLRGKAVVLMGKNTMMRKAIRGHLENNPALEKLLPHIKGNVGFVFTKEDLCEVRDMLLANKVPAAARAGAIAPCDVTVPAQNTGLGPEKTSFFQALGITTKISRGTIEILSDVNLIKTGDKVGASEATLLNMLNISPFSYGLLIQQVYDNGSVYSPEVLDITEESLHTKFLEGVRNIASVCLEIGYPTLASVPHSVINGYKRVLAVAVETDYSFPLADKVKAYLADPSAFAAVAAPAAAAETAAAPAAAKEEVKEESEESDDDMGFGLFD, from the exons ATGCCCAGGGAAGACAGGGCCACGTGGAAGTCCAGTTATTTTATGAAAATCATC CAACTCCTGGATGACTTTCCAAAATGCTTTATTGTGGGTGCAGACAATGTGGGATCCAAGCAGATGCAGGCTATTCGTATGTCTCTGCGTGGCAAAGCTGTGGTGCTGATGGGTAAAAACACCATGATGCGCAAAGCTATCCGTGGTCACCTGGAGAACAACCCTGCCCTTGAAAA GCTTCTGCCTCACATCAAAGGAAATGTTGGCTTTGTCTTCACCAAGGAGGACCTGTGTGAGGTCAGGGACATGCTGCTGGCCAACAAG GTACCTGCAGCTGCCCGTGCTGGAGCCATTGCCCCCTGTGATGTGACTGTGCCAGCCCAGAACACTGGTCTGGGTCCTGAAAAGACCTCTTTCTTCCAGGCTCTGGGTATCACCACCAAGATTTCTAGGGGAACCATTGAAATCTTG AGTGATGTCAACCTGATCAAGACTGGTGACAAGGTTGGTGCCAGCGAGGCCACACTCCTCAACATGCTGAACATCTCGCCCTTCTCTTATGGACTGCTTATTCAGCAAGTGTATGACAATGGCAGTGTTTACAGCCCTGAGGTGCTTGATATCACAGAGGAATCTCTGCATACGAAGTTCCTGGAG GGTGTAAGGAACATTGCTAGTGTGTGTCTGGAGATTGGCTACCCCACTTTGGCCTCTGTCCCTCACTCTGTCATCAATGGCTACAAGAGAGTCCTGGCTGTTGCTGTGGAGACAGATTACTCCTTCCCCCTTGCAGACAAG GTCAAAGCTTACCTGGCTGACCCATCTGCCTTTGCTGCTGTCGCAGCCCCTGCAGCAGCAGCTGAGACTGCTGCAGCTCCAGCTGCTGCCAAGGAAGAGGtcaaggaggagtctgaggaatCTGATGATGACATGGGCTTCGGTCTGTTTGACTAA
- the LOC115419218 gene encoding uncharacterized protein LOC115419218, with translation MLQPPVPLPSEIWSLVFRYLSVRDKSSVRASCKYFKKLVDHASLWKGWTVVLTFPNGPYSEQFWNTLRRRKVSSAVVRSRRAKHWIVVSVGLPGLSTVVIEGLNRESTHWLKHFTCLKRLAVRSCSSFIRESFVVPQREQLTHLSLCDVDFSFKSLRGFIFSLSRFSRLTSLVYHQRRILDNGTRMIYHILSCRPNLKHLSLNIFRGLGSCSSTGTKPPPPSRRPLALTSGNGHCSNPTAFSKTQKSQAPP, from the exons ATGCTCCAGCCTCCCGTTCCTCTTCCGTCGGAGATCTGGAGCCTCGTGTTCCGGTATCTATCCGTGAGAGACAAGTCCAGCGTACGGGCATCATGCAAGTATTTCAAGAAACTTGTTGACCACGCGTCCCTGTGGAAAGGCTGGACTGTAGTTTTGACTTTTCCAAATGGACCTTACAGTGAACAGTTCTGGAACACTCTCCGCCGTAGGAAAGTCTCCTCTGCTGTGGTGCGCAGCCGCAGAGCGAAGCACTGGATCGTGGTGTCCGTGGGTCTGCCTGGTCTGTCCACTGTGGTCATAGAAGGACTGAACAGAGAAAGCACCCACTGGTTAAAACACTTCACCTGTTTAAAGCGGCTGGCTGTTAGGAGCTGCTCTTCATTTATACGGGAGAGTTTCGTTGTACCCCAGCGTGAGCAGCTTACACATCTCAGCTTGTGTGATGTTGATTTCTCCTTCAAGTCACTTCGCGGCTTCATTTTTTCTCTTTCCAGGTTTTCAAGATTGACATCTCTTGTTTATCATCAGCGGAGAATCCTTGATAACGGTACCAGGATGATCTACCACATACTTTCCTGTAGGCCCAACCTGAAGCACCTGTCACT GAATATCTTCAGAGGACTTGGCAGCTGTAGCAGCACGGGTACCAAACCTCCTCCACCTTCACGTCGACCCCTGGCCCTCACATCTGGGAACGGACACTGCTCAAATCCCACAGCTTTTTCCAAAACTCAAAAGTCTCAAGCTCCGCCATGA